A portion of the Melanotaenia boesemani isolate fMelBoe1 chromosome 2, fMelBoe1.pri, whole genome shotgun sequence genome contains these proteins:
- the hsd17b14 gene encoding 17-beta-hydroxysteroid dehydrogenase 14, with protein MSLRYQNKVVIVTGGSKGIGRGIVKAFVENGAKVVFCARGAAGEALEAELNITGPGSCRFVMCDVSKEEDLKRLITVTVEHYGHIDCLVNNAGWHPPHKSTADTTAEEFRDLLNLNLVSYFLASKFALPYLRQRQGNIINVSSLVGTIGQKDAAPYVATKGAIISMTKAMAVDESRYNVRVNCISPGNVMTPLWEELAKQTPDAADAIRKGENSQLIGRMGTEAECGLAALYLAADATFCTGIDLLLSGGAELNYGFKSQIPT; from the exons ATGTCTCTCCGTTATCAAAACAAAGTTGTTATTGTCACTGGAGGATCCAAGGGGATTGGTAGAGGAATTGTCAAAGCGTTTG TGGAAAATGGTGCCAAAGTGGTGTTTTGTGCAAGAG GTGCAGCAGGTGAAGCTCTGGAAGCAGAGCTGAACATAACGGGACCAGGTTCATGCAGATTTGTCATGTGTGATGTCTCTAAAGAAGAAGACCTCAAG AGATTGATCACAGTCACAGTGGAACATTATGGACACATTGACTGTCTGGTCAACAATGCAGGCTGGC ACCCTCCTCATAAATCCACAGCTGACACCACAGCAGAGGAGTTCAGAGATCTGCTGAATCTCAACCTCGTCAGCTACTTCTTGGCATCTAAA TTTGCGCTACCGTATCTACGGCAGCGTCAAggaaacatcataaatgttTCCAGTCTTGTGGGCACGATTGGTCAAAAAGATGCTGCACCATATGTTGCCACTAAA GGGGCGATAATTTCCATGACAAAGGCGATGGCTGTGGATGAGAGTCGGTACAACGTGAGAGTGAACTG CATCTCTCCAGGTAACGTGATGACCCCTCTGTGGGAAGAATTGGCAAAGCAGACACCAGATGCTGCAGACGCCATCAGAAAGGGAGAAAATTCTCAG CTGATAGGTCGAATGGGGACAGAGGCTGAGTGTGGACTGGCTGCCCTGTATCTGGCTGCTGATGCCACTTTCTGCACTGGCATCGACCTGCTGCTCAGTGGAGGTGCCGAACTCAACTACGGCTTCAAGAGCCAAATCCCAACCTGA
- the bcat2 gene encoding branched-chain-amino-acid aminotransferase, mitochondrial isoform X1, with translation MAALRTALHARLVQALPFSFGSLRFASSFKAADLTIERNPACKPKPNPSTLLFGKQFSDHMLTISWSEKDGWEAPQIKPFQNLSLHPACSALHYSIELFEGMKAFRGADNHIRLFRPMLNMERMHRSADRSCLPLFDKGELLECIKKLVEIDQDWVPYSQEASLYIRPTFIGNEPSLGVSRPGKAMIFVIIGPVGPYFATGSFNPVSLLADPSFVRAWKGGVGAYKMGGNYGPTIAVQNEALKQGCQQVLWLYGEEQEITEVGTMNLFIYWTNDKGEKELITPPLDGIILPGVTRQSLLDLGRAWGEFKVTERTMSMKELLGALDAGRVLEVFGAGTACVVCPVGSLLYRGKIYQIPTMQNGPDLAKKFYKELTDIQYGRTPSEWAPLVV, from the exons ATGGCAGCCCTCCGGACG GCACTGCATGCACGACTTGTTCAGGCCCTCCCTTTTTCCTTTGGCTCACTGCGGTTTGCTAGCTCCTTTAAG GCAGCAGATCTCACCATTGAGCGCAATCCGGCATGCAAGCCAAAGCCCAACCCCTCCACCTTGCTGTTTGGCAAACAGTTCTCCGACCACATGCTGACCATCAGCTGGTCGGAGAAGGATGGCTGGGAAGCTCCACAAATCAAACCTTTCCAGAACCTGTCGCTACATCCGGCCTGCTCTGCCCTGCACTACTCCATAGAG CTGTTTGAAGGGATGAAGGCTTTCCGTGGAGCTGACAACCACATCCGTCTGTTCAGACCCATGCTGAACATGGAGAGGATGCATCGAAGCGCAGACAGAAGCTGCCTTCCT ctttttgaTAAAGGTGAACTGCTGGAGTGCATCAAGAAGCTGGTGGAGATTGACCAAGACTGGGTCCCGTACTCCCAGGAAGCCAGCCTCTACATCAGACCGACCTTTATAGGAAATGAG CCATCCCTCGGTGTCTCCCGACCCGGAAAAGCGATGATATTTGTCATCATCGGCCCAGTGGGACCCTACTTTGCTACGGGATCCTTCAACCCGGTTTCTCTGCTGGCAGATCCATCGTTTGTCAGAGCTTGGAAAGGAGGTGTTGGGGCGTACAAGATGGGAGG TAATTATGGGCCTACAATAGCAGTGCAGAATGAGGCGTTGAAGCAGGGCTGTCAACAGGTCCTCTGGCTGTATGGAGAGGAACAGGAGATCACGGAGGTCGGGACCATGAACCTCTTCATCTACTGGACCAATGACAAAGGAG AGAAAGAGTTGATCACCCCTCCTCTGGATGGTATTATTCTGCCAGGAGTGACCAGACAGTCATTGCTGGACCTGGGCAGAGCTTGG GGTGAGTTTAAAGTGACGGAGCGCACGATGAGCATGAAGGAGCTGCTCGGAGCTTTGGATGCTGGAAGAGTCCTGGAGGTGTTTGGAGCAGGGACGGCCTGCGTCGTCTGTCCGGTCGGCAGCCTCCTCTACAGAGGAAAG ATATACCAGATTCCTACCATGCAGAACGGCCCAGATCTGGCAAAGAAGTTCTACAAAGAGCTTACTGATATTCAG TATGGACGCACACCCAGCGAGTGGGCACCGCTGGTTGTTTAA
- the bcat2 gene encoding branched-chain-amino-acid aminotransferase, mitochondrial isoform X2, whose protein sequence is MLTISWSEKDGWEAPQIKPFQNLSLHPACSALHYSIELFEGMKAFRGADNHIRLFRPMLNMERMHRSADRSCLPLFDKGELLECIKKLVEIDQDWVPYSQEASLYIRPTFIGNEPSLGVSRPGKAMIFVIIGPVGPYFATGSFNPVSLLADPSFVRAWKGGVGAYKMGGNYGPTIAVQNEALKQGCQQVLWLYGEEQEITEVGTMNLFIYWTNDKGEKELITPPLDGIILPGVTRQSLLDLGRAWGEFKVTERTMSMKELLGALDAGRVLEVFGAGTACVVCPVGSLLYRGKIYQIPTMQNGPDLAKKFYKELTDIQYGRTPSEWAPLVV, encoded by the exons ATGCTGACCATCAGCTGGTCGGAGAAGGATGGCTGGGAAGCTCCACAAATCAAACCTTTCCAGAACCTGTCGCTACATCCGGCCTGCTCTGCCCTGCACTACTCCATAGAG CTGTTTGAAGGGATGAAGGCTTTCCGTGGAGCTGACAACCACATCCGTCTGTTCAGACCCATGCTGAACATGGAGAGGATGCATCGAAGCGCAGACAGAAGCTGCCTTCCT ctttttgaTAAAGGTGAACTGCTGGAGTGCATCAAGAAGCTGGTGGAGATTGACCAAGACTGGGTCCCGTACTCCCAGGAAGCCAGCCTCTACATCAGACCGACCTTTATAGGAAATGAG CCATCCCTCGGTGTCTCCCGACCCGGAAAAGCGATGATATTTGTCATCATCGGCCCAGTGGGACCCTACTTTGCTACGGGATCCTTCAACCCGGTTTCTCTGCTGGCAGATCCATCGTTTGTCAGAGCTTGGAAAGGAGGTGTTGGGGCGTACAAGATGGGAGG TAATTATGGGCCTACAATAGCAGTGCAGAATGAGGCGTTGAAGCAGGGCTGTCAACAGGTCCTCTGGCTGTATGGAGAGGAACAGGAGATCACGGAGGTCGGGACCATGAACCTCTTCATCTACTGGACCAATGACAAAGGAG AGAAAGAGTTGATCACCCCTCCTCTGGATGGTATTATTCTGCCAGGAGTGACCAGACAGTCATTGCTGGACCTGGGCAGAGCTTGG GGTGAGTTTAAAGTGACGGAGCGCACGATGAGCATGAAGGAGCTGCTCGGAGCTTTGGATGCTGGAAGAGTCCTGGAGGTGTTTGGAGCAGGGACGGCCTGCGTCGTCTGTCCGGTCGGCAGCCTCCTCTACAGAGGAAAG ATATACCAGATTCCTACCATGCAGAACGGCCCAGATCTGGCAAAGAAGTTCTACAAAGAGCTTACTGATATTCAG TATGGACGCACACCCAGCGAGTGGGCACCGCTGGTTGTTTAA